Below is a genomic region from Triticum dicoccoides isolate Atlit2015 ecotype Zavitan chromosome 5A, WEW_v2.0, whole genome shotgun sequence.
tcttgcgtgtgcgtaggaatttttttgaaattactacgttccccaacaaggggggcaccgcacacgactaagggatcaatgatcaacttgtgtgatctagggtgcccccttcccccgtatacaagggagaaaggggggaggccgcccggcccctgtagggcacgccaggaggaggagtcctcctcctagtaggagtaggactcccctttcctacacctactaggaggaggaaaggaagggggaaggggagaaggaaggaaaggaggaaagggggccggcccctagtacaattcggtttgggctaggggggggggggcgccctgcctcctctcttccaccacttggcccatgaggcccaatacttcttccccgtatttccgtaacttcccggtactccgaaaaatacccgaatcactcggaacctttccgatgtccgaatatagtcgtccaatatatcgatctttacatctcgaccatttagagactcctcgtcatgtccccgatctcacccgggacttcgaactaccttcggtacatcaaatcacataaactcataataccgatcgttaccgaacgttaagcgtgcggaccctacgggttcgagaactatgtagacatgaccgagacacgtctccagtcaataaccaatagcagaacctggatgttcatattggctcctacatattctacgaagatctttatcggtcaaaccgcataacaacatacgttgttccctttgtcatcggtatgttacttgcccgagatttgatcgtcggtatctcaatacctagttcaatctcgttaccggcaagtctctttactcgttccgtaatgcactatcccgcaactaactcattagttgcattgcttgcaaggcttatagtgatgtgcattaccgagagggcccagagatacctctccgacaatcggagtgacaaatcctaatctcgatctatgccaactcaacaagtaccatcaaagacacttgtagagcacctttataatgacccagttacgttgtgacgtttggtagcacacaaagtgttcctccggtaaccgggagttgcataatctcatagtcataggaacatgtataagtcatgaagaaagcaatagcagtaaactaaaacgatcaagtgctaagctaacggaatgggtcaagtcaatcacatcattctcctaatgatgtgatcccgtttatcaaatgacaactcatgtctatggttaggaaacataaccatctttgattaacgagctagtcaagtagaggcatactagtgacctgtttgtctatgtattcacacatgtattatgtttccggttaatacaattctagcatgaataataaacatttatcatgaaataaggaaataaataataactttattattgcctctagggcatatttccttcagtcccattCCACGTGATAAGCCGATTGAACAGAGAAAATACCAGTCTTTTTCATGCTCCATGCCACGAAATTTGTCATTCATGGATAGGTAGGGGAATAGCAAAGATCCTTTGAGCATCAACATGCCAAAAGGTTTGATTTACTAGCCCTTCATCCCAGTCTCCTGATACAGGATCAATATATGGTCACAAACCCGGGAAAGGAGTTGATTACCCACATGGTTATCGCCGTTCTAGAGGGAGATTGTGGGATCCAGGCATCTTTCCAAATTTTAATATTTTTTCGCCATTACTAACTCTCCAAGTGTGACCTCTCCAGATTACTCTTTGGAGAATTAATCTCTTTTTTGTCTTCCAAATGTTATTGTCTTATTGGGTCATCTCAAAAGCttattgggccaaaggggaaaatcTCACTGCGACCGGTGAAGAGGTACCGGCTTTCATGTGTGTGACTACGGTCAATGGAACATGGGCCAACCTAGTAACATTTTCTATGTTGTTTACTTCAGTCTGCATTGCTAAAAAAAACTTTGTTTCCACCTatcctttcctttcctttttcctttttttgcgtGAAATGCATGACTATTTTTTATATGTATGAACACCTTTTTAACATGTGAATATTTCTTTTCGAAAGAAGAAAATCTACATTCATACACaagaatatttttttagaaaaatattAAGTTTTTTTGGAGTACATGAACATTTATTGTGATAtgtgtttttttcttgcaatatatgaAAGATTAAAAAACACCAAGActtatttgaaatatttgaacatttTCCTCTTCATTTTTGAAACACATGAATATTTTTTTTCTCACGAACACTGAATCTGTTACATAGAGGTGAACAGTTCTTTTTTACAACACATTATCATTTTACTTAGTGTTAAACTGCTTTATATAAAGTTACTGATAATAAATATATTTTAAAAGATtgtatagaaaagaaaaataacacTATCTATTAAAGGTACACAAACAAGATTCGGCCCATGTATAAAGCTTCAGGCAATGCAGGCTTATGGGCTTATTGCTCGCAACAGGTCACATTTACGAATTTCCAGGCTAGACTGACTGAAAAAAAAAATACTGACTGAAAAAAAGTTGCTCTAAAGAAAAAGACTGACTGAAAAAAAAATACGCTACAAAAATTACAGTGAAAAAACTGCAGAATGAAAATCGTTTGAATGATTTACAGTAAAGAGTCATTCAACAGTCGTAGTTTTCATTACAATTAAGTTAAATTTGCTATAAACATATCGTCAACATCCTTATACATATCCTATCATTTCAGATTGACCGGCAAAAACCAAACTCATACGTGCCAGCTTAATACAAACGACGTAGAAGTAGTAGATCACAGCATCACACACCCAAGCTAAGAACTGCCGCAAACCTTCTTCTCTCTCTCGGAAATAAAACCACAAACCCCGCCGCATTTCCACAGGGAGCAAAAACGTCGGTCTCCATCACTGCTTGCTCCGGCGCCGCAGGTTGTACCTCCGGCTACCCGACGTGGTGATGGAGTTCTCGGCGACCTCTTCCGGCAGGGCGCCGTACCTCCGGCGGGTTTGCTCCGGCAGGGCGTAGTTAGGGTCGGCTGTGCTGTCCGCCTCATCCGTCAGCTCGTCGAAGACCCACGAGTAGTTCCTCAGGCTCTCGTCGCTCTCCGAGCCGTACCAGAGCATCCTGTCGCCTGCGTTCTCCTCCAGTGTCCGGACCTTGTCCACCAGCGTCTGGAGCAGCCGGTGGTTCAGAACTTCGTAGTCCCTGAAATATAATGTTCCAACGAGTTAATTAAACTCAACCATCTTTTTGTAAGTGCGCAATCTCAACCTGAGAGTTCGTAGTTTCTTACTCACCTGAACGTGAATATGGAATGCAAGATCTGGATAGTGGCGGCGGCCAGGAACAGCAATCTGACCAAGAACACCTTGGACAGGACCCAGAACTGGTTGTCCAAGTTGCCGGCTGCGATCTTGATCAGACCCATCTCTAGCAGGAGCGTGATGCACAGACCTGCCCAAAAAGACGTTAGGAAATCGAACAATATGCAGTGACATAGATGCAATGGGTTGCAGCAACTAGTACAGATCCGAAGAAAACTGAAGAAAAACAATGATCTTACCGAAGTAAAGTTGGCCTCTGATGCTGAAGGTCTGCTTGGCGCTGGTGAGCATGTAGATGAGGAAGACGATGCAGCAGTAGAAGAAGAAGGCCTTGATGAAGCGGGACTCGGCTAGAATGGCGTTGTGGAGGATGTAGAGCTTGTCCAGCGCCGCGAAGATGTTGGCCTGCTTCGCTCTGAACTCCTCCTGCAGGCCCAAAAAAGGTTCAGTTAGCATACAGGTGCGAGTTAGATTTTATCACgtgacgaaaataattttagttgaGAAAATACTAAAGCTAGTACCTGAGCTGCTAGTATGGAGTGTGAATTCAGGATGAGATGATCATGAGCCTGCCGGATCTGCTCCTGCTTCGACAACAGCTCTTCCTGCTGACGCTGCCCAAACAGTGCAAATTTCTCCAAAGTTTCCCTGCAATTTCAGATAAAAATCAACATCTCTTTGTGTCCACAGTCCCCACACACATTAAAAGAAAGATGGAAAATTCAGTTATTTTTTACACAACAAAATGCATTACCTGCTTTCCTCGAGAGCCTGGGACTGAAAGGTGTGGAGGCTAGTCAATCCATCCATGGCCTTGTTCTGCCCATCCAAGAGCTGCATCTGATTCTCCAACGATTTGCCCGCCACACTCCCAATCTCATCGGCAGTGCCCTGGAGAACCAGCATCTTGGAAGACATCAGGTCGCCGACAGTTGCGATCTCCTTCTGAATGCCCACGGCCTCCTCCGTGAGCTTCCCCATCCCGTCCCCCAGCTGATCGTACGactcctggatgcgctccatgccgGCCTCGATCTTCTTCCTCATCTCGGCCTGCCCTTCCTTGAGCTCCGCCTGGGAGGCGGCGATCTCCTTGGACTGGTCGGAGATGGTCCTGGAGTGCGCCAGCACGTCGTCGATCTGCGCGCCCACGCCCTTGGACGTCTCCGCGAGGCGGTCCGCCTGCGCCTCGATGGACGACAGCGCGTCCCGCACCTTGCCGGACTCCCTGATGATCTCCTCCGACCGCGCCTCGATCACCTCCAGCTTCTCCTCCGCCGACTTGGAGGAGCGCGTGAGGTCGTTCACCAGCCGCTCCGTGCTGTGCTTGAAGGCCTCCGCCTGCAGCTGGTGGCACAGCGTGTTGGTCTCCAGGAAGAACTCGAGGAACAACTTGCTCTCCGAGTCGCCCAGCTTCTTGCGGCAGTGCACCATCCTGGACCCGCCGGCGCAGGacgggaaggccggccggcccgaGTCCTCCTGGTAGCAGCTGCTGAGGTGCCACGCGAGGCGCGCCTGCCGCTCCTTGTCGGCCATGATCTCGCCGCAGCCGGCGAAGAGGTTCCGGTACGCGTCCTGCCAGCAGTTCTTGGGCCCCGCGAGCTTGTTCCGCGCGTTCTCCAGCAGCTTCACCCCTCGCGGGTTGTTGGTGACGTCCATGGAGAAGTCGGCCACCGCGCCGTCGAGCTCCATCATCGGGGGACTGTTACCGGCCGCCGAGGAGGACGGAGACGAGAAAATGTTCCATGAGAACCCGCTGCCCCGCCGAGGGCACAGCCACAGGCAGGCCAAAATCAACAGGACAAACGATGCGTTCTTCCTCATGGCGCTGGCCGGTCAATTAGGCACCGGAAAAAGAGTGATCTTGGTGGAGAGAGTTGAATCAGAGGTCAATTGCAGTGCAAATCCTCCCTGCCAAGGACAAGGATGGTCAAGAAAGCAAGAATTAAAACGTATTCACTGGATGCAGATTGTTGTCATGCTCGCATCATAATTCATAGTATTAAACTCTGAAAATCTTGATTAATTACCAAATTAAAGCGGCAAGATCAAAATCCCAAGTTCTTGGTGCCAATTACTCGATCACGCACAGTAAAACCCAACCACCATCAAAATTAAATCCAATTCGGTCAGTTCCAGCCTAACACAATCATGCAAATTTCCCGTTGCAAGAAAGGGGATGTATTGAAACGATCTTTTCCCCAGCGGAGAAGAAGAACAAGAGAGCAACGGGCTGTCGCAGATGTGTGCCGGCTCTGCCGTGTGAAAGGGTATGGGCGCCGGATAAATATAGTGCCCCGCGTTTCTTCGCCGGCAAGGCAGAGGTCAGATCCGATCGGAGATTTACAAGGGGAAAAAATAGTAAGTCGGTTTGGGGCTTTTGACACCACGGATGACAGGGACCCGGACAGCGCACACTCGCGCTGAACTGGACATGATTTCACGGGAGCAATGGCGGTTTAGTCGTGTTATTTTGGAATTtcctttggttaattaattaaccCTGGGCACTACTGGGATGTCGACGGGAATGCCAAAATGGAAGAGGGTTCAGAGATCTCTTGCCATGCCATGTTCCGTTGCCGGCAAAGAAGCTCTGTTAATTACAGTAACCGCCAGTTGGATCCCCAACCAACTAGTGTTAAGTCGGCGACGTTGTAGGTCGGTGGCACTGTCTTACGCCACATGATTCAGAGAAGAGCCCGGCCGGGCCAGCCATGTCAGAGCGGAGCAATCCC
It encodes:
- the LOC119301560 gene encoding protein GAMETE EXPRESSED 1-like; this translates as MRKNASFVLLILACLWLCPRRGSGFSWNIFSSPSSSAAGNSPPMMELDGAVADFSMDVTNNPRGVKLLENARNKLAGPKNCWQDAYRNLFAGCGEIMADKERQARLAWHLSSCYQEDSGRPAFPSCAGGSRMVHCRKKLGDSESKLFLEFFLETNTLCHQLQAEAFKHSTERLVNDLTRSSKSAEEKLEVIEARSEEIIRESGKVRDALSSIEAQADRLAETSKGVGAQIDDVLAHSRTISDQSKEIAASQAELKEGQAEMRKKIEAGMERIQESYDQLGDGMGKLTEEAVGIQKEIATVGDLMSSKMLVLQGTADEIGSVAGKSLENQMQLLDGQNKAMDGLTSLHTFQSQALEESRETLEKFALFGQRQQEELLSKQEQIRQAHDHLILNSHSILAAQEEFRAKQANIFAALDKLYILHNAILAESRFIKAFFFYCCIVFLIYMLTSAKQTFSIRGQLYFGLCITLLLEMGLIKIAAGNLDNQFWVLSKVFLVRLLFLAAATIQILHSIFTFRDYEVLNHRLLQTLVDKVRTLEENAGDRMLWYGSESDESLRNYSWVFDELTDEADSTADPNYALPEQTRRRYGALPEEVAENSITTSGSRRYNLRRRSKQ